Proteins from one Erpetoichthys calabaricus chromosome 11, fErpCal1.3, whole genome shotgun sequence genomic window:
- the LOC114660669 gene encoding ferritin, middle subunit-like produces the protein MTSQVRQNYDRDCEAAINRMINMELFAFHTYLSMAQYFKRDDVALEGFAKFFKEQSEEEQEHANKFMEFQNKRGGRIFLQDIKKPDRDEWGSGLDAMQAALQLEKTVNQALLELHKLASDRVDPHLCDFLDTHYLNEQVEAMKKLGDYITNLQKMGAPHNGLAEYLFDKHTLSGSS, from the exons ATGACATCCCAGGTCCGCCAGAACTATGACCGCGACTGTGAGGCCGCCATCAACCGCATGATCAACATGGAACTGTTTGCCTTCCACACCTACCTGTCGATG GCTCAGTACTTCAAGCGGGATGATGTGGCTCTCGAAGGCTTTGCCAAGTTCTTCAAAGAGCAGAGTGAGGAGGAACAAGAGCATGCTAACAAGTTCATGGAGTTCCAGAACAAGAGGGGTGGCCGCATCTTTCTCCAGGATATCAAG AAGCCCGACAGGGATGAGTGGGGTTCCGGTCTGGATGCAATGCAGGCTGCCCTGCAGCTGGAGAAGACTGTCAACCAGGCTCTGTTGGAGCTGCACAAGCTTGCCTCTGACCGTGTCGACCCTCAT CTTTGTGATTTCCTGGACACACACTACCTGAATGAGCAGGTGGAAGCCATGAAGAAGCTGGGCGACTATATCACCAACCTTCAGAAAATGGGGGCACCACACAATGGCCTTGCTGAGTACCTGTTTGACAAGCACACCCTTAGTGGGAGCAGCTAA